The Flavobacterium marginilacus genome window below encodes:
- a CDS encoding SusC/RagA family TonB-linked outer membrane protein: protein MNNFSFSMGGRAFCFLLLMGNILSFSPIQAKNSLRHNLRTAQQFQVQGTVTDGGNPLAGVSISIKGKSIATVTDYNGHYTLSAAAEDILVFSYIGYRTQIVSVQRRSIINISLQENTTKLQEVKINAGYYSVKNSERTGSISKITIKDIEKQPVTNVLATMQGRMAGVDITQDTGTPGGGFQIKIRGLNSLREEGNEPLYIIDGVPYSSEVIGYSNTTSGIPTPTSPLNSINPNDIESIEVLKDADATAIYGSRGANGVVLITTKKGKAGKTNVTVSASSGIGKVTKMIDLMDTQEYLEMRRQGFANDGVTTYPDWAYDVNGTWDQNRYTDWQKELLGGTAIITNMQASVSGGSDLTQYLLSGTYHTETTVLPGDFEYDKAAVHFSMNHRSEDKKFKLTFSTGYTAQDNVQPETDISRTARNLAPNAPALYDADGNLNFENSTFRNPLAALRAITTAKTNDLIANTVLSYQISPSWELKANLGLTDLKNAEQRLLPSTMYDPAYQIGSSYSSLFSNNTQRKSWIVEPQLRWNHDFGISKIDILVGGTAQQQTSSRLYQFGYGFASNSQITDIASATQKSIYVSDETLYKYQAFFGRLNYNWDQKYIVNVTGRRDGSSRFGPGRQFATFGAVGAAWLFSKENFLKENTVLSFGKLRASYGSSGSDQIGDYQYLDTYTSSGLNYNGAIGLDPTRLYNPDFSWEINQKLEAALEMGLLSDRIFFTLAWYRNKSSNQLVGIPLPGTTGFSSINANLNATVQNSGLEFTLRTVNFEVANFKWSTNFNISASNNKLLSFPGLEGSTYSNKYVIGESTSIVKTYQFIGVNPQTGLYEVADVNADGKITSLGDKKTVVDLTPQYFGGLENQFQYKNWHLDFLFQFVKQQNYDYNPNVPGGSFFNQHSDMVNAWQQLGDQVPFQMNTSGENGDAVNAYYNYLDSNAPIVDASFIRLKNIALSYDLPLQTIKGVHCKLSLLGQNVLTFTPYKGGDPEFKYTAYLPPLRIITAGVQLTF, encoded by the coding sequence ATGAATAATTTTTCATTCTCTATGGGTGGAAGGGCTTTTTGTTTCCTGTTATTAATGGGTAACATCCTGTCTTTTTCCCCTATACAAGCCAAAAATTCACTACGGCATAATCTAAGAACTGCCCAACAGTTTCAAGTTCAGGGAACTGTCACAGATGGTGGTAATCCCTTAGCGGGTGTAAGCATTTCAATAAAAGGAAAATCAATTGCCACTGTAACAGATTACAATGGTCATTACACCCTTTCTGCGGCAGCAGAAGATATTTTAGTTTTTTCCTATATAGGATACAGAACGCAAATAGTTTCCGTGCAAAGACGCAGCATCATCAATATTAGTCTTCAGGAAAACACAACCAAACTGCAGGAGGTTAAGATTAATGCGGGATATTATTCAGTAAAGAACAGCGAACGAACTGGAAGCATTTCAAAAATAACTATCAAAGACATCGAGAAACAGCCCGTTACCAATGTATTGGCCACGATGCAGGGGCGTATGGCGGGAGTAGATATCACACAAGACACAGGAACTCCCGGCGGTGGATTTCAAATAAAGATACGAGGACTCAACAGCCTTCGGGAAGAAGGTAATGAACCGCTGTATATTATTGATGGCGTGCCGTATTCGTCGGAAGTCATCGGATACAGCAATACTACTAGTGGAATACCTACACCCACCAGTCCGTTAAACAGTATTAATCCCAACGATATTGAGAGCATAGAAGTTCTAAAAGATGCCGATGCGACGGCTATCTACGGTTCGCGTGGTGCCAATGGTGTGGTACTTATTACCACCAAAAAAGGTAAGGCAGGAAAAACCAATGTAACAGTTTCTGCATCCTCCGGAATTGGAAAAGTTACAAAAATGATAGACTTGATGGATACCCAGGAGTATCTGGAAATGAGAAGACAGGGTTTTGCCAATGATGGTGTTACTACATATCCCGATTGGGCGTATGACGTTAATGGAACCTGGGATCAAAACCGTTATACCGATTGGCAGAAGGAACTTTTGGGCGGAACTGCGATAATCACCAATATGCAGGCGTCTGTATCGGGCGGTTCAGATTTAACTCAATATCTGTTGAGCGGTACCTATCATACTGAAACAACGGTACTCCCGGGAGATTTTGAGTACGACAAAGCGGCTGTCCATTTTAGCATGAACCATAGGAGTGAAGACAAAAAGTTCAAACTCACTTTTTCAACAGGCTATACCGCCCAAGATAATGTACAGCCTGAAACCGATATTAGCCGTACTGCACGAAATCTGGCTCCAAACGCCCCCGCCTTATATGATGCCGACGGTAACCTGAATTTTGAAAACAGTACCTTTAGAAATCCATTGGCGGCACTTCGCGCCATTACCACTGCAAAAACAAATGATCTTATTGCCAATACCGTACTTAGTTATCAAATATCCCCCAGCTGGGAACTCAAGGCTAACTTAGGCTTAACGGATTTAAAGAATGCTGAACAACGGCTATTGCCTTCGACGATGTATGATCCTGCCTATCAAATCGGAAGCAGCTACTCATCCTTATTCTCCAACAATACCCAGAGAAAATCATGGATTGTAGAACCGCAGCTTCGCTGGAACCATGATTTCGGTATCAGTAAAATTGACATACTGGTGGGGGGGACGGCGCAGCAGCAAACTTCTTCAAGGCTGTATCAGTTTGGATATGGTTTTGCCAGCAACAGCCAGATTACAGATATAGCTTCTGCCACGCAAAAATCCATTTATGTAAGCGATGAAACTCTGTATAAATACCAAGCCTTTTTTGGGCGGCTCAATTACAATTGGGATCAAAAATACATTGTGAACGTAACCGGTAGGAGGGATGGCTCCAGCAGATTTGGTCCAGGCAGGCAGTTTGCCACTTTCGGAGCTGTAGGTGCTGCTTGGCTGTTCTCAAAAGAAAATTTCCTCAAAGAAAACACCGTTTTGAGTTTTGGAAAACTAAGAGCCAGTTACGGCAGTTCGGGCAGTGACCAGATAGGGGATTACCAGTATTTGGATACCTATACTTCTTCAGGTCTGAATTATAATGGGGCAATAGGTTTGGATCCCACACGACTCTACAATCCGGATTTTAGTTGGGAAATTAACCAAAAGCTGGAAGCTGCATTGGAAATGGGGCTTCTAAGTGATCGTATATTCTTTACGCTGGCTTGGTATAGAAATAAATCGTCCAATCAGCTGGTGGGAATTCCTTTGCCTGGCACAACAGGATTCAGTTCTATTAATGCCAATCTGAATGCAACGGTTCAAAATTCGGGTCTGGAATTTACCCTTAGAACCGTAAACTTTGAAGTAGCCAATTTTAAGTGGTCAACCAATTTTAATATTTCCGCTTCAAATAATAAATTGCTTTCTTTTCCTGGACTCGAAGGCTCCACCTATTCCAATAAATATGTCATCGGAGAATCCACCAGCATTGTAAAGACGTATCAGTTCATCGGGGTCAATCCACAAACAGGACTTTATGAAGTTGCAGATGTCAATGCTGATGGAAAGATTACCTCATTAGGTGATAAAAAGACAGTTGTGGATCTCACTCCGCAGTATTTCGGAGGGTTGGAAAATCAGTTTCAATATAAAAACTGGCACTTGGATTTTCTGTTCCAGTTTGTAAAGCAGCAGAATTACGATTACAATCCCAATGTTCCCGGAGGCAGTTTTTTCAATCAGCATTCGGACATGGTTAATGCCTGGCAGCAACTTGGAGATCAGGTTCCCTTTCAGATGAATACCTCGGGTGAAAACGGGGATGCAGTAAATGCTTATTATAACTATCTGGACAGTAACGCCCCTATCGTTGACGCGTCTTTTATTCGATTAAAAAATATTGCGCTGAGCTATGATCTGCCGCTGCAGACCATCAAAGGGGTTCATTGCAAACTGTCACTGCTGGGACAGAATGTATTAACATTTACCCCATACAAAGGCGGTGATCCCGAATTTAAATATACCGCCTACCTGCCTCCGCTAAGAATAATTACCGCAGGCGTACAGCTTACTTTTTAA
- a CDS encoding DUF6503 family protein, whose amino-acid sequence MGSNYFRRKNGSKKNILEKKNEVISIKSQLERLKASFPNILIEEFNKSKFNILLKLRPDVFSKTYDVKIVYEIDKGVSVFVVNEKLKIAQNRKKLPHVYDEDLQRICLYSKDGGNWAAEKSIVSTIIPWASEWLYYYEIWLIDGIWHGGGHDEHANENITKDEQQ is encoded by the coding sequence ATGGGAAGTAATTATTTTAGAAGAAAAAATGGATCGAAAAAAAATATTTTAGAGAAAAAAAATGAAGTAATTTCGATTAAATCCCAATTAGAAAGATTGAAAGCTAGCTTTCCTAATATATTAATTGAAGAATTCAATAAATCTAAATTTAATATTTTACTTAAACTTAGACCCGATGTTTTTAGTAAAACATATGATGTAAAAATTGTTTATGAAATTGATAAAGGAGTTTCCGTTTTTGTAGTGAATGAAAAACTAAAAATAGCGCAAAACAGGAAAAAACTACCTCATGTCTATGATGAAGATTTACAAAGAATATGTTTGTATTCAAAAGATGGTGGAAATTGGGCTGCTGAGAAATCTATTGTATCAACTATTATACCTTGGGCTTCTGAATGGTTATATTATTATGAAATTTGGTTAATAGATGGAATATGGCACGGTGGCGGTCATGATGAACATGCTAATGAAAATATAACAAAGGATGAGCAACAATAA
- a CDS encoding XRE family transcriptional regulator, with amino-acid sequence MNIGQRIRELRVERGFSQDDLAIRANFSKSYIQKFEEGQREIKSSQMAQLAEAFGMDISEILKPINYTSNEFVIKSIEFREANKLEMDVDYFTKKILGLLYKKYSTYTKLEKIMNESIAFTNPLKNFDVISSNENVEQAAKILRKKWKFEDTPIYNLIIFLEDLGVKIFEVVEDEDFVGFSCWVKSTPIIVVNAKSTDVSRRRFTILHELAHLLLIFNENENKDKIERYCDQFAGAMLLPEEILKSYINSTVSITLEELKRIKSKYGISIQAILVRMVNVRLINWEKYKQWQDIYRSWTDKDIEYNGREKVSRFNYLLAKGLREGAITKDLASELSDIPMSKLSSSAINQEFLF; translated from the coding sequence ATGAATATTGGACAAAGAATAAGAGAGTTACGTGTAGAGAGAGGTTTTTCGCAAGATGACCTAGCAATTCGAGCAAATTTCTCAAAATCATATATCCAGAAATTTGAAGAAGGTCAAAGAGAAATTAAATCATCACAAATGGCTCAATTAGCAGAGGCGTTTGGAATGGACATTTCAGAAATATTAAAGCCGATCAACTATACTTCTAATGAATTTGTAATTAAAAGTATTGAGTTTAGAGAAGCTAATAAACTTGAAATGGATGTAGATTATTTCACGAAAAAGATACTTGGTCTTTTATATAAAAAATACTCTACTTATACTAAGTTGGAAAAGATTATGAATGAAAGTATTGCTTTCACAAATCCGTTAAAGAATTTTGATGTAATTTCTTCAAATGAAAATGTTGAACAGGCTGCAAAAATTTTAAGAAAAAAATGGAAATTTGAGGATACTCCGATATATAACTTAATTATTTTTTTAGAAGACTTGGGCGTTAAGATATTTGAAGTTGTTGAAGATGAAGATTTTGTAGGTTTTTCTTGTTGGGTTAAAAGTACACCTATAATTGTTGTCAATGCTAAAAGTACAGATGTCTCAAGAAGGAGGTTTACGATTCTTCATGAACTCGCTCATTTATTGCTAATATTTAATGAAAATGAAAATAAAGATAAGATCGAGCGTTATTGCGATCAATTTGCTGGAGCAATGCTATTACCAGAAGAAATTCTTAAATCATATATAAACTCAACAGTTAGCATCACTCTTGAGGAGCTTAAAAGAATTAAAAGTAAATATGGTATATCTATACAGGCTATTTTAGTACGAATGGTGAATGTTAGATTAATTAACTGGGAAAAATATAAGCAATGGCAAGACATCTATAGATCATGGACTGATAAAGACATTGAATATAATGGAAGAGAAAAAGTCAGCAGATTTAATTATCTACTTGCTAAAGGTTTAAGAGAAGGGGCAATAACAAAAGATTTAGCAAGCGAACTTTCTGATATTCCTATGTCTAAATTAAGCAGTAGTGCTATAAATCAAGAGTTTTTATTCTAA
- a CDS encoding Fic family protein, with the protein MGIHTDDIPNAKYRQLLVKNGFIREVSKGWYIATDPIEKEGETTAWFSSYWDFISQFLNKKYGENWCISADQSLLIHSGNWSVPQQLIVRSPEGNNKPTPLPYNTSLFNLKTTIVSPDQIEIQRGIKMYNLQSALIYSSSSFYTHNAIDARTTLSMIRDASELLPILLENGHTTLAGRLAGAFRNIHRDRIADQIIETFKAADYDIREEDPFNNKLDIKLSPRERSPYANRIRLMWMQMREDIINIFPGQPGLPKDTNSYLKEIDDIFITDAYHSLSIERYRVTPELIVKVSSGKWDAKENEEDRKQRDAMAARGYYQAFTQVKETIKEILKGANPGSEVDKDHSKWYRELFDPSVAAGILKASDLAGYRNHQVYIGNSKHTPLNVEAMRDTMPILFELLEQESEASVRAVLGHFIFVFIHPYMDGNGRMGRFLLNAMLASGGYPWTVIPVEKRDEYMQALEKASVDQNIIPFATFLGYLVNETLKGKAVAELPPTL; encoded by the coding sequence GTGGGGATACATACCGATGATATCCCTAATGCAAAATATCGACAGCTATTGGTAAAAAACGGCTTCATTCGAGAGGTCTCCAAAGGCTGGTATATTGCAACAGATCCAATTGAAAAAGAAGGAGAAACAACTGCCTGGTTTAGTTCATACTGGGATTTTATTTCTCAATTTCTTAATAAAAAATATGGGGAGAACTGGTGCATATCTGCTGATCAATCACTGCTTATACATTCTGGAAACTGGTCAGTACCACAGCAGTTAATTGTTCGCTCCCCCGAAGGCAACAACAAACCAACCCCATTGCCATACAATACATCACTTTTCAATCTAAAGACTACTATAGTATCACCTGATCAAATCGAGATACAAAGAGGAATAAAGATGTACAATCTGCAGAGTGCTCTTATCTATAGCAGCTCTTCTTTTTATACTCACAATGCAATTGATGCCCGTACGACACTTTCAATGATCAGGGATGCCTCTGAGTTATTGCCAATATTACTGGAGAATGGACATACCACACTCGCTGGGCGTTTAGCCGGTGCATTTCGCAATATACATCGTGACAGAATAGCAGATCAGATCATTGAAACATTCAAGGCAGCAGATTACGATATTCGCGAAGAAGACCCATTTAACAATAAGCTTGATATCAAATTATCTCCGCGCGAACGATCGCCCTATGCTAACCGCATTCGCTTAATGTGGATGCAGATGCGCGAAGATATTATAAATATCTTTCCTGGTCAGCCCGGACTACCCAAAGACACTAATTCATATCTTAAAGAAATTGATGATATTTTTATTACTGATGCTTACCATTCATTATCAATTGAACGCTATCGTGTAACACCGGAATTAATTGTCAAAGTGAGCAGTGGCAAATGGGATGCAAAAGAAAATGAGGAAGATCGAAAACAAAGGGACGCTATGGCCGCAAGAGGTTATTATCAAGCATTTACACAAGTTAAAGAGACAATTAAAGAAATCTTAAAGGGAGCAAACCCTGGCTCCGAAGTAGACAAAGATCATTCCAAATGGTACAGAGAACTATTTGATCCAAGTGTAGCTGCTGGCATATTAAAAGCATCGGATCTGGCAGGATATCGAAATCATCAAGTCTATATTGGAAACTCTAAACACACACCGCTTAACGTCGAGGCTATGCGTGATACTATGCCAATTCTTTTTGAATTACTTGAACAAGAAAGTGAAGCCTCGGTACGTGCTGTTTTAGGACATTTCATATTTGTATTTATTCATCCCTATATGGATGGAAATGGAAGAATGGGACGTTTTCTTTTAAATGCTATGCTGGCCTCCGGTGGATATCCATGGACAGTAATACCTGTTGAAAAAAGGGATGAATACATGCAGGCACTGGAAAAAGCCAGTGTAGATCAGAATATTATTCCATTTGCAACATTCCTTGGATATTTGGTAAATGAAACACTAAAAGGAAAAGCAGTTGCTGAATTACCCCCTACCCTATAA
- a CDS encoding DNA-binding protein, giving the protein MNDNITKDDLRQFGQLLVEQFKQIIENSQNKEDNDLNPEWLKSRVVRKLMDMSAASLQNLRITGKVRFKKVLGSYYYNKSDLMNLFNDTK; this is encoded by the coding sequence ATGAACGACAATATAACTAAAGATGATTTGAGACAATTTGGTCAATTGCTGGTAGAGCAGTTCAAACAAATTATAGAGAACAGTCAAAATAAAGAAGATAACGACTTAAATCCAGAATGGCTTAAAAGCCGTGTTGTAAGGAAACTGATGGACATGTCTGCAGCGTCATTACAGAATCTCCGGATAACGGGAAAAGTGCGCTTCAAAAAAGTTTTAGGATCTTATTATTACAACAAATCAGATTTAATGAATCTGTTCAACGATACAAAATAA
- a CDS encoding CBASS cGAMP-activated phospholipase, whose translation MSNNKFKILSIDGGGIKGVFPAFYLALIEQELSKRSDGKTKIKDHFHLITGTSTGGIIALALSFGIPAKEIYDLYLKNAENIFGKKRGFFGRLRHSSHDREFLEELVRNKFKEYFKGEDPRIKDCLTNVAIPIYDLIKGNPSVIKTPYHPNFKRDLHIPIYQVAMATSAAPTYFDPYSSDYIDLDGMERPFRNKVDGGMMANNPTIIGLLEAIKAFSKEINDLEILSLGTGYKKFTEGSDSKRKKWGLIYWMVKNDRKRLIELFMQSQSQLVENYISLLQQGIDKTEQDNPNFVYDRVNVLLCEDDLIEMDESDSNRIKNFAELAMAEYHERGSSILKNHFY comes from the coding sequence ATGAGCAACAATAAATTTAAAATTTTATCGATAGATGGTGGTGGAATAAAAGGTGTTTTTCCTGCCTTTTATTTAGCTTTAATAGAACAAGAACTATCCAAAAGAAGTGATGGAAAAACTAAAATTAAAGACCATTTCCATTTAATTACTGGAACTTCTACTGGTGGAATAATTGCATTAGCTTTATCATTTGGAATTCCAGCTAAAGAAATCTACGATCTATATCTTAAAAATGCTGAAAATATTTTTGGTAAAAAAAGAGGCTTTTTTGGTCGATTAAGACACTCTTCTCATGATAGAGAATTTTTAGAAGAATTAGTTAGAAATAAATTTAAAGAATATTTTAAAGGAGAAGACCCAAGAATAAAGGATTGTTTAACTAATGTTGCAATTCCAATTTATGATTTAATTAAAGGAAACCCAAGTGTGATAAAGACTCCATATCACCCAAATTTTAAAAGAGATTTACATATTCCTATTTATCAAGTTGCGATGGCTACATCAGCAGCTCCGACTTATTTTGACCCCTATTCTTCTGATTATATAGATTTAGATGGAATGGAAAGACCTTTTAGAAATAAGGTTGACGGAGGTATGATGGCTAATAATCCAACAATAATAGGCTTATTGGAAGCAATTAAAGCTTTTAGCAAAGAGATAAATGATTTAGAAATATTATCATTAGGCACTGGCTATAAAAAATTTACTGAAGGAAGTGATTCAAAGAGAAAAAAATGGGGATTAATTTATTGGATGGTTAAAAATGATCGAAAGAGGTTAATCGAACTATTTATGCAAAGTCAATCTCAACTTGTAGAAAATTATATTAGCTTATTACAGCAAGGAATTGATAAAACCGAGCAAGATAATCCAAACTTTGTATATGATAGAGTAAATGTGTTGTTATGTGAAGATGATTTAATTGAGATGGACGAAAGTGATTCTAATAGAATAAAGAATTTCGCTGAATTAGCTATGGCGGAATATCACGAAAGAGGCAGTAGTATTTTAAAAAATCATTTTTATTAA
- a CDS encoding DUF2188 domain-containing protein → MGKNQHVVPHKDGFAVKGAGNSKYTKITSTQKEAIDFARPIAKNQESELVIHRPNGQIRAKDSYGNDPYPPKG, encoded by the coding sequence ATGGGAAAAAATCAGCATGTAGTACCCCACAAGGATGGGTTTGCCGTAAAAGGTGCAGGAAATTCGAAGTACACAAAAATTACTTCAACGCAAAAGGAAGCGATTGATTTCGCAAGGCCAATTGCAAAAAACCAAGAATCAGAACTAGTTATTCATAGACCGAATGGGCAAATTCGAGCTAAGGATAGCTATGGGAATGATCCATATCCTCCAAAAGGATAA
- a CDS encoding helix-turn-helix domain-containing protein, protein MEEHKEEKLKRFGLHIKMLRTELNLSQDTVALNSDKLIKATVSDIENGKRNLSFTTLLDLAKGLGKHPKELLDYDFDLGSE, encoded by the coding sequence ATGGAGGAACATAAGGAAGAAAAATTAAAAAGATTTGGCTTACATATTAAAATGCTACGAACAGAATTAAATTTGAGTCAAGATACTGTCGCATTAAATAGCGATAAACTTATTAAAGCTACCGTAAGTGATATTGAAAATGGTAAAAGAAACTTATCTTTTACTACTCTTTTGGATTTGGCAAAGGGGCTGGGTAAACATCCAAAAGAATTATTGGATTATGATTTTGATTTAGGAAGTGAGTAA
- a CDS encoding RagB/SusD family nutrient uptake outer membrane protein, whose amino-acid sequence MIYILTIFKKLLHKSAKELTADSCFLIAVCLTLAGCDSYVEVDLPASQLTAKTVFEDAGTAKAAMAGLYAHMRDGGILTGNSNGVSCNLGLYADEFDYYYQYSVSNFYTNSLFPGDLGVNDIWNKSYSQIYSANAVLEGLDNSTSIAEANKKQLQGEAIFVRALLHFYVLNLYGDIPYITTTDYQLNSKVSRMPAEKVYSLIVIDLNKAIELLSEDYVSPERIIPNRSTAKALLARVYLYMGLYPEASNAASAVINNPQYIWETDLDKIFLKESTATIWQFMPNTSDSNTAEGSLYIFTSGPPPTVGLKPDFVNAFEQGDQRKTHWITEITDGTLIWYYASKYKQQSTTPSSVEYSIVFRLAEQYLIRAEARAYQGDLIGAKEDLNLIRTTAGLRNTTAVTAEEIRADILNQRRFELFTEFGQRFFDLKRTGKLDETLSASKTGWNTTDSLWPLPALELNSNPNLNPQNSGY is encoded by the coding sequence ATGATATATATACTTACTATTTTTAAAAAGCTACTTCATAAAAGTGCTAAAGAGTTGACTGCTGATAGTTGTTTCCTTATAGCGGTATGTCTGACACTAGCTGGCTGCGACAGCTATGTGGAGGTAGATCTTCCAGCTTCACAGCTGACAGCCAAAACAGTATTCGAAGATGCGGGAACGGCCAAAGCGGCTATGGCTGGATTGTATGCCCATATGAGAGATGGTGGCATATTGACTGGAAATTCAAACGGTGTTTCCTGTAATCTTGGCCTCTACGCTGATGAATTTGATTATTATTACCAATATTCTGTCAGTAATTTTTATACCAATTCGCTATTTCCTGGTGATCTTGGGGTAAATGATATCTGGAACAAGAGTTACAGCCAGATTTATAGTGCCAATGCGGTTCTTGAAGGATTGGATAATTCCACATCCATCGCTGAAGCCAATAAAAAACAGTTGCAAGGGGAAGCTATCTTTGTGAGAGCCTTGCTTCATTTTTACGTGTTGAATCTCTATGGCGATATTCCCTATATCACAACAACGGATTATCAGCTGAACAGCAAAGTGTCCAGAATGCCAGCCGAGAAAGTCTATAGCCTGATTGTGATTGACTTGAACAAAGCTATCGAATTATTATCGGAGGATTATGTTTCTCCCGAGCGTATTATTCCCAATCGCAGCACTGCCAAGGCACTTTTGGCACGTGTGTATTTGTATATGGGACTGTATCCTGAAGCCTCGAATGCCGCCTCTGCCGTGATTAATAATCCACAATATATCTGGGAAACGGATTTGGATAAAATATTTCTTAAAGAAAGCACCGCTACAATCTGGCAATTTATGCCGAACACCTCCGACAGTAATACTGCTGAGGGGAGTCTCTACATTTTTACTTCCGGACCACCGCCCACAGTGGGACTTAAACCGGATTTTGTTAATGCTTTTGAACAGGGTGATCAGAGAAAAACGCATTGGATAACCGAAATAACGGACGGAACTTTGATTTGGTATTATGCCTCTAAATACAAACAGCAGTCCACCACTCCAAGCTCGGTAGAATATTCCATAGTGTTTCGTTTGGCGGAACAATATCTGATTCGCGCTGAAGCTAGAGCCTATCAGGGTGATCTGATTGGTGCGAAGGAGGATTTGAATCTCATACGAACCACTGCTGGTCTCCGTAACACCACTGCCGTGACTGCCGAGGAAATTAGAGCCGATATTCTCAATCAGAGGCGGTTTGAGCTGTTTACTGAATTTGGGCAGCGTTTTTTTGATCTGAAACGAACCGGAAAACTTGACGAAACCCTTTCCGCTTCTAAGACTGGCTGGAATACCACCGATAGTTTGTGGCCATTGCCTGCCCTTGAATTGAACTCCAATCCGAATCTGAATCCACAAAATTCAGGATACTAA
- a CDS encoding nucleotidyltransferase domain-containing protein: MDRLYIKEINEYLEELGKELDITKTEYEAIVKSYEAVGDWLSKETSSLINYNPKILPQGSFMLGTIVRPICAEDDIDIDLVCKLEKKPNSWMQKDLKQKVGQRLKDNSDYDRMLYTYKDGEYYKEGGRRCWTLKYSDVAGYHMDILPSFADSNLTLLMERKFSNDELNKEELNKLAIRITDNERDNYDNDTNVENWHKSNPFGYATWFFNKAQISRTKFFSLNESVDPVRAFQDEKLPLQRVVQLLKRHRDIMFSSENYNSENKPISIIITTLASRAYDKSENLIDAYTNIVKRMRDFIEERENPETGKIEKWVPNPANIKDENFADKWNEVKQKQDYFYLWLNKLEEDLIKLNDSEGKGLQSLNEKFSNMFGNNVSKKVFSNIGERKRLLRETGNLSMATGTGLLGSEGIKVKNHNFFGSIDNGK, encoded by the coding sequence ATGGATAGATTGTATATCAAAGAAATTAATGAATATTTAGAGGAATTAGGTAAAGAACTTGATATTACTAAAACTGAGTATGAAGCTATTGTTAAAAGTTATGAAGCTGTAGGAGATTGGCTTTCTAAAGAAACATCTTCTCTAATAAACTATAACCCTAAAATATTACCTCAGGGATCATTTATGTTAGGGACAATTGTAAGACCTATTTGTGCTGAGGATGATATAGATATTGATTTAGTCTGTAAACTAGAGAAAAAACCTAATTCATGGATGCAAAAAGACTTAAAGCAAAAAGTTGGACAGAGACTAAAGGATAATTCTGATTATGACAGAATGCTTTACACTTATAAAGACGGCGAATATTATAAAGAAGGTGGCAGAAGGTGTTGGACTTTAAAATACTCAGATGTAGCAGGATATCACATGGATATATTACCATCTTTTGCAGATAGCAATTTAACTCTTTTAATGGAAAGGAAGTTCAGTAATGATGAATTAAATAAGGAAGAATTAAACAAATTAGCAATTAGAATTACCGATAATGAAAGAGACAATTATGATAATGATACTAATGTCGAAAATTGGCATAAAAGTAATCCTTTCGGATATGCAACATGGTTTTTTAATAAAGCTCAAATAAGTAGAACAAAATTTTTCTCTCTTAATGAATCTGTTGATCCTGTAAGAGCTTTTCAAGATGAAAAGTTACCTCTTCAAAGGGTCGTTCAACTTTTAAAAAGGCATAGGGATATTATGTTTTCTTCGGAAAATTATAATAGTGAAAACAAACCGATATCCATAATTATTACAACATTGGCTAGTAGAGCTTACGATAAGAGTGAAAATTTAATAGATGCCTATACAAATATTGTAAAAAGGATGCGAGATTTTATCGAAGAAAGAGAAAATCCTGAAACTGGAAAAATTGAAAAATGGGTACCTAACCCTGCTAATATAAAAGATGAAAATTTCGCTGATAAATGGAATGAAGTTAAACAAAAACAGGATTATTTTTATTTATGGCTTAATAAACTTGAAGAAGATTTAATAAAATTAAATGATAGTGAAGGCAAAGGTTTACAGTCTTTAAACGAAAAATTTTCTAATATGTTTGGAAATAACGTTTCTAAGAAGGTATTCTCAAATATTGGAGAAAGAAAAAGGCTTTTGAGAGAAACTGGGAATCTTAGTATGGCGACAGGAACTGGTTTATTAGGAAGCGAAGGAATTAAAGTCAAAAATCATAATTTCTTTGGAAGCATAGATAATGGGAAGTAA